The following proteins are encoded in a genomic region of Methanobrevibacter gottschalkii DSM 11977:
- a CDS encoding P-II family nitrogen regulator: MKRIIAVIREEMFDPVKLALLAAGCEGMNVSTVKGRGRQTGIKESYRGSSYCIDLIPKTRVELIVNEEDLDRIINIILENARTGDIGDGKIFVSDVEEVIRIRTGERGSDAV, encoded by the coding sequence TACGTGAAGAAATGTTTGACCCTGTTAAATTAGCGCTTTTGGCTGCCGGATGTGAAGGGATGAATGTTTCAACAGTTAAAGGTCGGGGAAGACAGACTGGTATTAAAGAATCTTACAGGGGTTCTAGCTATTGTATTGATCTGATTCCAAAAACAAGAGTCGAATTAATTGTTAACGAAGAGGATTTGGATAGGATTATTAATATTATTCTGGAAAATGCTCGAACTGGGGATATTGGTGATGGAAAAATATTCGTTTCTGATGTTGAAGAAGTAATTAGGATTAGAACTGGTGAAAGAGGTTCTGATGCAGTTTAA